GCCGCGCTCGCCGTCCTCGCGGGCGGAAACGCTCGAGGCGCGGTCCAGGCCTGGCGGAGCGACGCGGGCAAGCACCCGAGCCCCAACGCGGGCCCCGTGGAAGCTTCGTTCGCGGGCGCGCTGGGCGTACGGCTCGGGGGGACCCTGTCGTACGGCGGGCGGATCGAGCACCGCGCCGTGCTCAACGGCGAGGCGCGGGCGGTCGACATCGGGGACATCGAACGGGCGGTGCGGCTGTCGCGTCGCGTCAATGTGCTGGCACTGGCGACGTGCGTCGCCGCGCGCGGTGCGTACGGAGTTCTGCGCGGACGCCGCGCGGGCGCCACCAGAAGGAGTCGGGCATGACAGGCGTACGCAAGGGCGGTGGACTGCTCGTCGCGGGGACCACCTCGGACGCGGGCAAGAGCGTCGTCACGGCGGGGATCTGCCGGTGGCTGGTACGGCGGGGGGTGAAGGTCGCGCCCTTCAAGGCGCAGAACATGTCGCTCAATTCGTTCGTCACGCGCGAGGGCGCGGAGATCGGGCGTGCGCAGGCCATGCAGGCGCAGGCCGCGCGCGTCGAGCCGAGCGCGCTGATGAATCCCGTACTCCTCAAGCCGGGGAGCGACCGCAGCAGCCAGGTCGTGCTGATGGGCAAGCCGGTCGGCGAGATGAGTGCGCGCGGCTACCACGGGGGGCGCCAGGAGTCGCTTCTGGGGACCGTCGTGGAGTGCCTGGAGGAGCTGCGGGGCACGTATGACGCCGTGATCTGCGAGGGGGCGGGCAGTCCGGCCGAGATCAATCTGCGGCGGACCGACATCGTGAACATGGGGATCGCGCGGGCCGCGCGGTTCCCTGTGGTCGTCGTCGGCGACATCGATCGTGGGGGTGTCTTCGCCTCGTTCTTCGGGACCACCGCGTTGTTGAGTGCGGAGGACCAGGCGCTGGTGGCCGGGTATCTCGTCAACAAGTTCCGGGGTGACGTGTCGCTTCTCGAGCCGGGCATCGACATGCTGACCGGGCTGACGGGGCGGCGTACGTACGGGATCCTGCCGTACACGCACGGGCTCGGCATCGACGAGGAGGACGGGCTGCGCGTCTCGATGCGCGGTGCCGTACGGGAGTCGGTCGTCGCGCCGCCGGTCGGCGAGGACGTGCTGCGGGTCGCGGTGTGCGCCGTACCGCTGATGTCGAACTTCACCGATGTGGACGCGCTGGCCGCCGAACCGGGTGTGGTGGTGCGGTTCGTGGACCGCGCCGAGGAGCTCGTCGACGCCGATCTGGTGATCGTGCCGGGGACGCGCGGCACCGTGCGCGCGCTGGAGTGGCTGCGGGAGCGCGGGCTCGCCGATGCGCTGGCACGGCGGGCGGCCGAGGGGCGGCCCGTACTGGGGATCTGCGGCGGGTTCCAGGTGCTCGGTGAGCGGATCGAGGACGACGTCGAGTCTCGGGCGGGTGCTGTGGACGGGCTCGGGCTGCTGCCGGTGCGCGTGCGGTTCGCCGTGGAGAAGACCCTGGAGCGGCCGGTCGGCGAGGCGCTGGGTGAAGTGGTGGAGGGGTACGAGATCCACCACGGGGTGGCCCAAGTGCTGGGCGGAGAAGCCTTCTTGGACGGGTGCCGGGTCGGCTCCGTCTGGGGCACGCACTGGCACGGGTCGCTGGAGAGCGACGGATTCCGGCGGGCCTTCCTGCGGGAGGTCGCGGAGGCTGCGGGGCGGCGGTTCGTGCCCGCCCCGGACACGAGTTTTGGAGCGCTCCGCGAGGAGCAACTGGATCGCCTCGGCGATCTGATCGAGGAACACGCGGACACGGACGCGCTGCTCGCACTCATCGAGTCGGGCGCACCGTCAGGACTTCCCTTCATCGCACCTGGAGCGCCTTCATGAGCACTGTGCTGCTGCTGTCGACCGCCGATACGGATCTCCTGGCGGCGCGGGCCTCCGGGGCTCCGTACCGGATCGGGAATCCGACGCGGATCGATGCGGAGGGTGAGCTTCCTGCGCTGATCGAGGGCGCTTCGGTCGCCGTCGTACGGCTGCTGGGCGGGAAGCGCGCCTGGGAGGACGGGCTCGCGGTGCTGCGGGCGTCCGGGATACCCACCGTGCTCCTCGGCGGGGAGACCGTACCGGACGCGGAGTTGATGGCCGAGTCGTCGGTGCCCGCGGGGGTCGTCGCCGAGGCGCTGCGGTATCTGGTGGAGGGCGGGCCGGGGAACCTGGTGGAGCTGGCGCGGTTCCTCTCGGACACCGTGCTGCTCACGGGCGTCGGGTTCGCCGAGCCGGAGAAGATGCCCGAGTGGGGGGTGCACGGGGCGCGCGAGTGGGTGGATGGGCGGCCGACCGTGGGCGTTCTCTTCTACCGGGCCCACGAGCTGTCGGGGAACACCGGGTTTGTCGATGTGCTGTGCGATGCCGTGGAGGCGCGGGGAGCCAACACCCTTCCTGTGTACTGCGGTTCACTGCGGGGCGCCGACGCGGAGCTGTACGAACTGCTGGGGCGGACCGACGCGCTGGTCGCCACCGTGCTGGCTGCCGGTGGTACGCGCGCTTCGGACGCCTCGGCCGGCGGTGACGACGAGGCGTGGGACATCGGGGCGCTCGCCGAGCTGAATGTGCCCGTGCTGCAGGGGCTTTGTCTGACGTCTTCGCGGGCCGTGTGGGATGCGTCGGATGCGGCGCTGTCTCCGATGGATGCGGCGATGCAGGTCGCCATTCCGGAATTCGACGGGCGCATTATCACTGTTCCGTTTTCGTTCAAGGAGCAGGGCGAGGGGGATGTTCCTGTTTACGTCGCCGATCCTGAGCGGGCGGCGCGGGTCGCCGGAATTGCCGTACGGCATGCGCAGTTGAGGCACAAGCCGAATGCGGAGAAGCGGATCGCCGTTGTGTTCACCGCGTATCCGACGAAGCATTCGCGGGTCGGGAACGCTGTGGGCCTTGATACACCGGCGTCCGCTGTGCGGGTGCTGGATGCGCTGCGGGATGCGGGTTACGGGGTGGAGGGCTACCCCGTGGAGGGCGACGAGCTCATTCACCGGCTGATCGCGGCCGGTGGGCACGATGTGGAGTGGCTGACCGAGGAGCAGCTGGCGGCGGCTCCTGCGCGGGTGCCGCTGGCCGACTACCGGGAGTGGTTCGGGCAGTTGGAGCCGGGGCTCAGGGACTCCATGCTGGAGCACTGGGGGGAGCCGCCGGGGCAGCTGTACGTCGACGGGGACGATGTGGTGCTCGCGTCGTTGCAGTTCGGGAATGTGGTGGTGCTGATTCAGCCGCCGCGCGGGTTCGGCGAGAATCCCATCGCCATTTACCACGATCCCGATATGCCGCCTTCGCATCACTACATGGCCACGTATCGGTGGCTGGAGAATTCTTTTGGTGCCGATGCTGTCATTCACATGGGCAAGCACGGGACCATGGAATGGCTGCCAGGGAAGGGACTTGGGCTCTCGCGTGGGTGCGGGCCCGATGCGGTACTGGGCGAGCTGCCGCTGATCTATCCGTTCATCGTGAACGACCCGGGCGAGGGCACGCAGGCCAAGCGGCGCGGACATGCGACCGTCGTCGACCATCTGGTGCCGCCGATGGCGCGGGCGGACACGTACGGGGATCTGGCGAAGCTGGAGCAGCTCCTGGATGAATATGCGCTGGTGAGCGATCTGGATCCGACGAAGGCGCCTGCCGTGCGGGCGCAGATCTGGACGCTGGTGAAGGCCGCCGAGCTTCATCACGATCTGCATGTGGACGAGCAGCCCGATGACGGGGACTTCGATTCCTTTGTGATGCACATCGACGGCTATCTGTGCGAGATCAAGGATGTGCAGATCCGGGACGGGCTGCATGTGCTGGGTGGAGGCCCGGAGGCCGACGCCCGGGTCAATCTGGTGCTGGCCGTGCTGCGGGCCTCGCAGGTGTGGGGCGGTACGGCCAACGCACTGCCGGGGCTGCGGGCCTGTCTCGCCGAGCACTTCGGGCTCGTGGAGAAGGAGTTGCTGGGTGAGCCCGGGGCTGCGGTGAAGGTGCCGGTGGAGCTGAGCGGGCTGGTGGAGGGGCCCGCTCGGACCGGCGCCGATGCCATTGATCTGCTGGAGCAGCTGTGCCGGCGGCTTGCCGAGGGCATGGAGGCGCGGGGTTGGGATGCGGCTGCCGTGCGGCCGCTGGTACGGGACGTGCTGGGCGCTGAACTGCCCGACGTTGTCGCTGTGTTGGGGTTCGCTTGCGAGGAGGTCGTCCCTCGGCTGGCGCGGACCACCGATGAGATCGGGAACATTCTGCTCGCGCTGGACGGTGGGTTCGTCCCGGCCGGGCCCTCGGGGTCGCCTACGCGGGGGCTCGTGAATGTGCTGCCTACGGGGCGGAATTTCTACTCTGTGGATCCCAAGGCGATTCCTTCGCGGCTCTCCTGGGAGGTCGGGCAGGCGCTCGCCGATTCGCTGATCGCGCGGTACCTGGCGGATTCGGGTGAGTATCCGAAGTCCGTGGGGCTGACGGTGTGGGGGACCTCGGCGATGCGGACCCAGGGGGACGACATCGCGGAGATTCTTGCGCTGTTGGGGTGCCGGCCTGTCTGGGACGACGCCTCGCGGCGGGTCACCGGGTTCGAGGTCGTGGCCTTGGAGGAGTTGGGGCGGCCTCGGATTGACGTGACCGTGCGTATCTCCGGGTTCTTCCGGGACGCCTTTCCGCATGTGGTCGGGCTCATCGACGACGCGGTGCGGGCTGTGGCCGAGTTGGAGGAGGGGGCTGAGAGCAACTTCGTACGAGCCCATGTGGATGCGGACGCCGCGGAGCACGGGGATCGGCGGCGGGCCACGGCTCGGATCTTCGGGTCCAAGCCGGGGGCCTATGGGGCCGGGCTGCTGCCGCTGATCGATGCGCGGAACTGGCGCAGTGATGCGGATCTGGCCGAGGTGTACGCGGTGTGGGGCGGCTATGCGTATGGGCGGGGGCTGGAGGGGCGGGCCGCTCGGGGGGATATGGAGACCGCTTTCCGGCGGATCGCTGTTGCTGCGAAGAACGTGGACACGCGGGAACACGATCTTGTGGATGCCGACGACTACTTCCAGTACCACGGCGGGATGGTCGCCATGGTGCGGCATCTGACCGGGGAGTCGCCCGAGGCGTACGTGGGTGACAGTGCGACCCCGGATCAGGTCAAGACGCGGACTCTGGGCGAAGAGACCCATCGGGTGTTCCGGGCTCGGGTCGTCAATCCGCGGTGGATGGCGGCTATGCGGCGGCACGGGTACAAGGGGGCCTTTGAGATGGCCGCCACCGTTGATTATTTGTTCGGGTACGACGCGACTGCGGGGGTTGTCGACGACTGGATGTACGAGAAGTTGTCGGCGGAGTATGTCTTCGATCCGGAGAACCGGGAGTTCATGAAGACGTCCAATCCCTGGGCGCTGAGGGGGATTTCGGAGCGGTTGCTGGAGGCGGCCGAGCGGGGGCTCTGGGCCGAGCCGGATGCGGGGACGCTGGAGCGGTTGCGGGCTACGTATCTGGAGCTCGAGGGTGACTTGGAGGGTGACGCGTGAGGGGGGTGCGGGGGTCTCTCCCCCACCCCGCCCCTTCCCGAAACTGGGGCTGCGCCCCAGACCCCCTGGCCCCGGTGTGCGGGGGCTTCGCCCCCTGCGCCCCTACTCGGGGGCTCCGCCCCCGGACCCCCGGTCCTCAATCGCCGGACGGGCTTGATTTTGCCCAGTGCGCGCTCGAACGTCCTGCATCGCTGAAGGAGGCCATCGCATGAGCACCCCCTATCCCTTTACCGCCATCGTCGGGCAGGACGACCTGCGGCTTGCGCTGCTCCTCAACGCCGTCTCCGAGCGCGTCGGTGGCGTCCTCGTGCGCGGCGAGAAGGGCACCGCCAAGAGCACCGCCGTCCGTGCCCTCTCCGCCCTGCTCCCCGAAGTTCCCGTCGTCTCCGGGTGCCGATTCTCCTGCGATCCCTCCTCTCCCGATCCGGCGTGTCCCGACGGGCCCCACGCAGACGGTGGCGGCGTGTCGCGTGATGCGCGGACCGTTGAGCTGCCCGTGGGGGCCTCCGAGGACCGGCTTGTGGGCGCCCTCGATATCGAGCGTGCGCTCGCCGAAGGCGTGAAAGCCTTTGAGCCGGGGCTTCTTGCCGACGCCCATCGCGGGATTCTGTACGTCGACGAAGTCAATCTGCTGCATGACCATCTCGTCGATCTGCTGCTCGATGCCGCCGCCATGGGCGCCTCCTACGTCGAGCGCGAAGGCGTCTCCGTGCGGCACGCCGCTCGGTTCCTGCTCGTAGGGACCATGAATCCCGAAGAGGGCGAGCTGCGGCCCCAGTTGCTCGACCGGTTCGGGCTCACCGTCGAGGTCGCCGCCTCGCGCGAGCCCGATCTGCGCGTCGAGGTCGTACGGCGGCGGCTCGCCTACGACGACGACCCTGCCGCGTTCGCCGCCAAGTGGGCCGATGAGGAAGCCGCGTTGAGGGCCCGCATCGTTGGTGCTCGGGCTCTGCTTCCGTCTGTTCGGCTCGGCGATCCCGCCCTTCGGCAGATCGCCGCCACCTGCGCCGCCTTCGAAGTCGACGGCATGCGCGCCGACATCGTCATGGCCCGTACCGCCACCGCCCTGGCCGCCTGGGCCGGGCGGGAGGACGTCATCGCCGAGGACGTACGGCAGGCTGCGCTGCTCGCCCTTCCGCATCGGCGTCGGCGCAATCCCTTTGACGCTCCCGGACTCGACGAGGACAAGCTCGACGAGACCCTCCAGGAATCGAGCGGGGACGACGAGCCTGATCCTGATCCTGACGGTCCCGGCAGTGGTGGGCAGCCTCCGTCGGGCGGGCCCGACACGCCGTCACAGGGTGATGACGCGCAGGGCGACACGCCCGCCGAGCCCGAATCCGGTGGGCCCGCGTCGCAGCCCGCCGGTGGGGAGCAGAGTGCTGTCCGGGCCGGGGAGCCGTTCCGCACGAAGATGCTGAGTGTGCCCGGGCTGGGCGAGGGAGCTGCCGGGCGTCGGTCCCGGGCCCGTACCGAGCACGGGCGGACCACCGGGGCCCGGCGGCCCCAAGGGGCCCTGACCAAGCTCCACTTGGCCGCCACCGTGCAGGCCGCCGCACCCCATCAGCGGGCGCGCGGGCGGTCCGGGACCGGGCTCGTCATACGGCGTGACGATCTGCGGCAGGCCAACCGGGAAGGGCGCGAGGGGAACCTCGTGCTGTTCGTCGTGGACGCCTCCGGGTCCATGGCCGCCCGGCAGCGGATGAGTGCCGTGAAGGGGGCTGTTCTTTCGCTGCTGCTCGATGCTTATCAGCGGCGCGACAAGGTGGGGCTCGTCTCCTTCCGGGGGAAGGACGCTGAGGTTGCGTTGCCTCCCACCTCGTCCGTGGATGCTGCTGCGGCGCGGCTGGAGTCGTTGCCCACGGGTGGGCGGACGCCCGTTGCCGCTGGGCTGTTGAAAGCCCATGACGTACTGCGGATCGAGCGCATGCGGGATCCTTCGCGCCGGCCGCTGCTCGTCGTCGTCACCGACGGGCGCGCCACCGGCGGGCCCGAGCCGCTGGCACTCGCCGCGCGTGCCGCGCGGCTCCATGAGGTCGAGGGTGTGGCCTCGGTCGTCGTCGACTGCGAGTCGGGGCCGGTGCGGCTCGGGCTCGCCGGGGAGCTCGCCCGGCAGCTCGGGGGAACCGCCGTGACGCTCGATGAGCTGCGGGCCGAGTCCATCGCCGGGCTCGTCAAGGACGTACAGGGAAACCGTCGGAGGGCCGCTTAATGCCGCAGGGACAGCCGGAGACCGTGCCGGACGACGGACTCACCACGCGACAGCGCCGCAATCGGCCGCTGGTCGTCGTGCATACGGGCGTGGGGAAGGGGAAGTCCACCGCCGCCTTCGGGCTCGCCCTGCGCGGGTGGAATCAGGGGTGGCCCATCGGGGTCTTCCAGTTCGTGAAGTCCGCGAAGTGGAAGGTCGGCGAGGAGCGGGCGCTGCGCGTGCTGGGGGCGAGCGGCGAGGGCGGGACCGTTGCCTGGCACAAGATGGGCGAGGGGTGGTCCTGGGTCCAGCGCGACATCGAGAGCAGTGAGGATGCGGCCCGGGAAGGGTGGGAGCAGGTCAAGCGGGACCTGGCCGCCGAGACGTATCAGCTGTATGTGCTGGATGAGTTCATCTACCCGATGAAGTGGGGGTGGGTGGATGTCGATGAGGTTGTTG
The sequence above is drawn from the Streptomyces sp. NBC_01465 genome and encodes:
- a CDS encoding putative cobaltochelatase, whose amino-acid sequence is MSTPYPFTAIVGQDDLRLALLLNAVSERVGGVLVRGEKGTAKSTAVRALSALLPEVPVVSGCRFSCDPSSPDPACPDGPHADGGGVSRDARTVELPVGASEDRLVGALDIERALAEGVKAFEPGLLADAHRGILYVDEVNLLHDHLVDLLLDAAAMGASYVEREGVSVRHAARFLLVGTMNPEEGELRPQLLDRFGLTVEVAASREPDLRVEVVRRRLAYDDDPAAFAAKWADEEAALRARIVGARALLPSVRLGDPALRQIAATCAAFEVDGMRADIVMARTATALAAWAGREDVIAEDVRQAALLALPHRRRRNPFDAPGLDEDKLDETLQESSGDDEPDPDPDGPGSGGQPPSGGPDTPSQGDDAQGDTPAEPESGGPASQPAGGEQSAVRAGEPFRTKMLSVPGLGEGAAGRRSRARTEHGRTTGARRPQGALTKLHLAATVQAAAPHQRARGRSGTGLVIRRDDLRQANREGREGNLVLFVVDASGSMAARQRMSAVKGAVLSLLLDAYQRRDKVGLVSFRGKDAEVALPPTSSVDAAAARLESLPTGGRTPVAAGLLKAHDVLRIERMRDPSRRPLLVVVTDGRATGGPEPLALAARAARLHEVEGVASVVVDCESGPVRLGLAGELARQLGGTAVTLDELRAESIAGLVKDVQGNRRRAA
- the cobN gene encoding cobaltochelatase subunit CobN; this encodes MSTVLLLSTADTDLLAARASGAPYRIGNPTRIDAEGELPALIEGASVAVVRLLGGKRAWEDGLAVLRASGIPTVLLGGETVPDAELMAESSVPAGVVAEALRYLVEGGPGNLVELARFLSDTVLLTGVGFAEPEKMPEWGVHGAREWVDGRPTVGVLFYRAHELSGNTGFVDVLCDAVEARGANTLPVYCGSLRGADAELYELLGRTDALVATVLAAGGTRASDASAGGDDEAWDIGALAELNVPVLQGLCLTSSRAVWDASDAALSPMDAAMQVAIPEFDGRIITVPFSFKEQGEGDVPVYVADPERAARVAGIAVRHAQLRHKPNAEKRIAVVFTAYPTKHSRVGNAVGLDTPASAVRVLDALRDAGYGVEGYPVEGDELIHRLIAAGGHDVEWLTEEQLAAAPARVPLADYREWFGQLEPGLRDSMLEHWGEPPGQLYVDGDDVVLASLQFGNVVVLIQPPRGFGENPIAIYHDPDMPPSHHYMATYRWLENSFGADAVIHMGKHGTMEWLPGKGLGLSRGCGPDAVLGELPLIYPFIVNDPGEGTQAKRRGHATVVDHLVPPMARADTYGDLAKLEQLLDEYALVSDLDPTKAPAVRAQIWTLVKAAELHHDLHVDEQPDDGDFDSFVMHIDGYLCEIKDVQIRDGLHVLGGGPEADARVNLVLAVLRASQVWGGTANALPGLRACLAEHFGLVEKELLGEPGAAVKVPVELSGLVEGPARTGADAIDLLEQLCRRLAEGMEARGWDAAAVRPLVRDVLGAELPDVVAVLGFACEEVVPRLARTTDEIGNILLALDGGFVPAGPSGSPTRGLVNVLPTGRNFYSVDPKAIPSRLSWEVGQALADSLIARYLADSGEYPKSVGLTVWGTSAMRTQGDDIAEILALLGCRPVWDDASRRVTGFEVVALEELGRPRIDVTVRISGFFRDAFPHVVGLIDDAVRAVAELEEGAESNFVRAHVDADAAEHGDRRRATARIFGSKPGAYGAGLLPLIDARNWRSDADLAEVYAVWGGYAYGRGLEGRAARGDMETAFRRIAVAAKNVDTREHDLVDADDYFQYHGGMVAMVRHLTGESPEAYVGDSATPDQVKTRTLGEETHRVFRARVVNPRWMAAMRRHGYKGAFEMAATVDYLFGYDATAGVVDDWMYEKLSAEYVFDPENREFMKTSNPWALRGISERLLEAAERGLWAEPDAGTLERLRATYLELEGDLEGDA
- a CDS encoding cobyric acid synthase → MTGVRKGGGLLVAGTTSDAGKSVVTAGICRWLVRRGVKVAPFKAQNMSLNSFVTREGAEIGRAQAMQAQAARVEPSALMNPVLLKPGSDRSSQVVLMGKPVGEMSARGYHGGRQESLLGTVVECLEELRGTYDAVICEGAGSPAEINLRRTDIVNMGIARAARFPVVVVGDIDRGGVFASFFGTTALLSAEDQALVAGYLVNKFRGDVSLLEPGIDMLTGLTGRRTYGILPYTHGLGIDEEDGLRVSMRGAVRESVVAPPVGEDVLRVAVCAVPLMSNFTDVDALAAEPGVVVRFVDRAEELVDADLVIVPGTRGTVRALEWLRERGLADALARRAAEGRPVLGICGGFQVLGERIEDDVESRAGAVDGLGLLPVRVRFAVEKTLERPVGEALGEVVEGYEIHHGVAQVLGGEAFLDGCRVGSVWGTHWHGSLESDGFRRAFLREVAEAAGRRFVPAPDTSFGALREEQLDRLGDLIEEHADTDALLALIESGAPSGLPFIAPGAPS
- the cobO gene encoding cob(I)yrinic acid a,c-diamide adenosyltransferase → MPQGQPETVPDDGLTTRQRRNRPLVVVHTGVGKGKSTAAFGLALRGWNQGWPIGVFQFVKSAKWKVGEERALRVLGASGEGGTVAWHKMGEGWSWVQRDIESSEDAAREGWEQVKRDLAAETYQLYVLDEFIYPMKWGWVDVDEVVAVLKDRPGTQHVVITGRGAPEALVELADLVTDMSKVKHPMDAGQKGQRGIEW